Sequence from the Trichomycterus rosablanca isolate fTriRos1 chromosome 10, fTriRos1.hap1, whole genome shotgun sequence genome:
attaataaacaaggctggtgtagcctagtgggtaaggtactggactagtaatctaaaggtcgtGGGTTCAAACccaatcactgccaggttgacactctTGAAATAACAAAAGCTCACAAGACTCAAAAATATTGAAATAACAAAAGCTCACAAGACTCCTGACCTCGTCCAGGCCGAGGGTTCTGACATGACCGTGTTCTCTGTTTTGTAATCACAGAGAATTCTGTCGCTGGAGACGCTGCGGGAGAAGAACGCCCAGCAGCTCCTGACGAGCGAGCAGGAGATCTCCACCCTGAGGCAGCAGCTCCGAGCGAAAGGTGGCGAGGCGGTGGCGTCGCTGCAGAACCAGCTGGAGCAGAAGAGACATGAGGCCGAGCAGAGAGAGAAACTCTTCCAGAACCTCTCGTGGGAGAGCGAGGACCTGAAAAACAAGCTGGTTACCATCACCGAGAGGTGTCAGGCACTGGAGAAACAGAACAGCAcacaggtcagtgtgtgtgtgtgtgtgtgtgtgtgagggtttgATAAAGTGTGTGAATTCATTATTAAAGGTCTTTTTTAATTCTTAGTTCTTATAACAGGAGGCATCACACAGGATCTCAATACTACAGATTTAAACCGGCTTTATTTAAGGTATATTTGGACCGTTTCATTTGATTTGTAGCTTTTCAGTGTTTATTTATCAAAATATGAACACAAAAAACAGActttaattcattaataaacaacTGTATCAGGAAACAAAATTAGGCAGTGAACTAAATGAGGCACTTCACGAAATACATTCAAATATTGACAATAACCCAAGAACACATCAAGCAAGACGAGCGGACCAAGTCCTACACACAAAGTGCAGAATTTGTCTTACTGGAACGATGAAAAGGAGAAAATCGTCCAAACTCGGGTCACAATAAAGCACATCCTGATAGAATGCAGCAAATTTATCAAAGACTTCCTCGTCCAGGAGACGACACGAGCAACCCTAAACCTCCTGGTAGTaacacaatttaaaaacaaaaatgtaaacagacGAATAGAAACACGaaatgataaaaacaaataaataaataacaaattattTATAACTGTTTTATAACAAAAAGCAAATAGAACAATGCTGCATTTCTACACATTCTGGATTTCGAGGCTTAAATGCCTGGCTGGTGTTACAGCTACTGTTTAATAATCCCTTATGTTTAAGTGTCAGTGCAATTGTTAGCAGCAATTGTACATTTAAAAGTGTGTAAGGAGGTTTGGGAACTCAAACATACACAAATATGCAAACataagagaaaagaagagactAGAGAGGATAGAATGTGGGATAGGgtaataaaaatagaagaaaattatatgtgtgtaaatatacatttaaacacCATAAAGTGCAGATATGCATCGTTATCAAATGTAAACATTGCCAATATTTAAAACCGCTGTTTGTGTGTCGGTTTCTAGTGTGATTAAAttaatttcttttctttttttggctgaattgtatttattatacttattGTATAAGttattttagatcatttaatccGCTTTCTGCAGTTCCAGTTCaggccactagatggcagcgtTTGTTCAAACATATTTACACGCTTTATTCCAGCACGTCGCGGTCTGCTTTCTATTACCTACagtgtgttttttgttatttatcttAAATACTTGcttttttacttaattattcTAATGCATCTCTTTATCTGAGTTTGAAAGACGTAACATTTTAATTAGTGACAGAAGTGAAAGGTTAAAAAGACTTTAAATAACGACAAAAAAGCTTTAGGTTCACATTACAGGACGATTGTTGGATGTTTTGACAGTGTCCATacccattcattaattcattgtctgttttaccacagctttttcctggtcagggtcacagtgcgtCTGATTCATTGAGTGAAAGACAGGGAGTAgcagtcaccagtccatcacaggcacacacacacacacacacacacacacacacacacacacacacacagcaacaacagtcactaacaggtgtaataaatcaatcatatacagGAAATTATaaacttccaactttgcagcaacagtttagggagccctgagctcagcccctctcaacagctctggaatgaactggaacacagaCTGATCACTCAGTGCCCAGCTGTACAATACCAATGCTGACATCTTTTGTGTTACtggacgggcacaaattcccacacacagacacactttaaagatcacacagagggtcgTTCTGTTTTAAAAGTGTTTGTTATGAAATtagatgtccgacaagctcacgctcaggcgtccgaatacttttggccatctagTGTAGGCGCTGGACTGGTCCCTCAATTACTTAAAGTacattcagtcataactgtaaggcACTCAGAATAaaagtgttgtttaatgctgttaatgtaaatataaacgtACTGAATCTCATCACTGATGTAAATTACAGGTTCCTGATGGTGAGATGGCAGCCGTCCAGGAGCAACTGCGTGATGTGAGTGCACAAACACACCGtcctgttttattgcatttatttatatataaatgttttgATTGTAATGCTCAGACTGCCTGTGCTTGTTCTTGCTCCCCCTCCGTGCCACCTCCCCTCAGGCTCTGGAGAAGAACCAGCGCTGGCTTGTTTATGACGGGCAGAGAGAGGCCTACGTTCAGGGGCTGCTGGCAAGAACCGCCGAGCTCGAGCAGCAGCTAAACCAAACCCAGCAAGCACTGCAACAAGCGCACAAAGAAACCCATTCAGAACAGGGTAgggaaaaagtgtgtgtgtgtgtgtgtgtgtgtgtgtgtgtgtgtgtgtgtgtgtgtgtgcagtgttttaAGTATTgtctgcatttatttacatctacagCACTCAgcagacttacaattgtgactcaATACAtgctaagcaattgagggttaagggcctcgctcaggggcccaacagtggcagcttggtcgtgctggggcttgaaccattgaCCTTCCGATCCCTAGTCCAGATccttaaccacagagctacTTTACTTCTCTTAAAAGGGagggtctgggttcgattccctgtgCTGGGCAGCCaggattctttctgtgtggagttttgcatgttctctctgtctgtgtgggtttccttccacagtcatatgtgcagtcaggacaactggagctactagaaattaccctgtgtgtaagagtgtgtgtgtgtgtgtgtgtgtgtgtgtgtgtgtgtgtgtgtgtgtgtgtgtgcgtgcgtgtgttaatgtatatatgtgtgtgtttatgtgtgtgtgtgtgtgtgtgtgtgttaatgtatatatgtgtgtgtttatgtgtgtgtgtgtgtgtgcgcgtgtgtgtgtgttaatgtatatatgtgtgtgtttgtgtgtgtgtttatgtgtgagtgtgtgtgtgttaatgtatatatgtgtgagtgtgtgtgagtgtgtgtgtggtaatgtatatatgtgtgagtgtgtgtgagtgtgtgtgtgtgtttgagtgtgtgtgtgtgtgtgtgtgtgtgtgtgcgtgcttgtgtgtgtgtgtgtgtgagtatgtgtgtgtgtgtttgagtttgagtgtgtgcgtgtgtgtgtcctgtgatggactgtacaacctgtccagggtgtttcctaccattcacccagtgaatcagacccactgtgaccctgaccaggatgaatcgGTGGTAAAACcagcagtgaatgaataaataaataattaaatgtttgtataaaatgtgtaattaaaataaattaaatattttaatgtaacaTTAATGATAAAGTAAAGAGACGTGGTGTCAGCAGGAGGGAAATGTTTACCCTGCGGCTGCAGCTTTTATTTAATGGAGGAAAGGTCATCATCCCGCGGGGCGACGACACGTCCACACTCGCCCGAGATCCTCCTCACACGAGCTGCACGCCTGCGCTCATACTGAACCAACTCCAAAAATATTTgtagcttttcttcatgtccttatagagctcactcatgctggaacaggaaaggaccttccctaaactgttgctgcaaagtcagaagcctATCAATCTCTTTATatgattaatatatttaaaactgagacggggcgtcccaatacttttgtccatacagtgtgcTTGTCCCCCCCGATCTCTGAACGTGTCCCTGCGTCCTGTACACCAGACCAGTCCTCCACCGGCACACAGCGGGAGCAGCAGGAGCAGCTCCAGGCGGCTCAGAGGAAGCTGGAGGAGGAGCAGAGGAGGTCACGTGGCCTCCAGGACGAGCTGGATGAGCGTGTAAGGGAGGCGGTGAGAGCGCAGGAGGAGGCGCAGGAGGAGCGCAGGGTCGCCCGGGACGCTCTGGTTCAGGAGAGGAGGATGAACGCGGAGCGAGCAGCTCGACTGCAGAGCGAGCTGGAGGCGGCCGACGCCCGTCTGGAGGAGGAGAGGAAGAGAGCGGCCGAGTTACTGCtgcaggtaaacacacacacacacacacacacacacgagcaaAGTGTGTATCCAACACTGACTGAAACCAtgtggtcagaagtatgtggacagtctTGTTCAACACATCAGGGGTGAAACTGCCCGACTTTCCACATGCTCTTGTGGAAAGAATTTCCTGAAACGTAGAGACTGTTATGGCTGCAAAGGAGGCCCAACATTGTATTCATGTCTGTGGTTTTTGGATGGGATATCCAAAAAAATCatagtccacatacttttagtatCATCAAtcaatttattattactttttttattatcattatcatcattattatactattgttatattattcttttttatttttatttaataattttatgtggtcatttttataataataataattattattattattactattattattattatcatttctattattattatcaatatttctATTTTCGTTATTATTtctagtactattattattattatttctattattattatttctattattattatttctgttattattattaataatatttctattattattattaatatttctattattaataatatttctattattattaatatttcaattattattatttctattattattattattattatttctattattattattattatttctattattattattattatttctattattattaatatttctattattattatttctattattattattattaataatatttctatttttttttttttttttttatatatatataattattattatttttatataatttctaatatttttattaataataataataataataatttaatttgtgttatagttattattaaatatttattattatttttattattgtaatgaATTATTATTGTGAGTGTTATTTACACCTGTAACCTTCGGTTCCTCTGACAGGTGAACCTGCTGCAGAAATCCTTACTGAGGCAGCACGAGGATCAGAGCAGGATCAGCGTTTTGGAGCAGCAGGTTCAGGATTTTAGGTTCTGATCACATTTATTAATGATCATTAGATTAATTAGCGTTTATATTAAAGCTCCTCCCGTGTGGTCGTGCAGGTTCAGCTCTCGGTTAAAGACTCTGAGGACGAGCGGCTGGAGCGGCAGGGTCTGCAGCAGCAGCTCCACAAGGTGCTGAAGGAGCTACGCAAGGCTCGGGATCAGATCACGCGGCTGGAGGCGGCGGTAAGTCCTCGCTATGCTAACGTCAGGGGGGCATGTGTAGTTCATTCACTTCGGCTTTGACCTCCCgcctcctcagacacagccaatcgtgtctgtgtgtagatgcCAGGCTggcatattttataattattaatcttttaaaagtaattgtaatataacagtaataacattattataatattattattattattacttagttattattattatattattatttttacttaattattattattattattattatttattattattttatttattactatgattattattattttatttattattatttttatttattattattttatttattattattattattattttatttattattattattattttatttattattattattattggttggtCTTTTCAGAAGCAGCCCAGAGAGAGTCGCTTCTCTGAGCCGAGCTCGTATAACAGGCTGGATCTGGATCAGATGAGCATCCGTGAGCACATCCTGAACCACACATCGTCACCGGTGAGGGGCTCCGGCACCCTGGACGAGAGTCTGCTGGAGTGTCCCAACTGCAGGACCTCGTACCCGACCAGCCAGCACAGAGAGCTCCTCGCTCACCTGGACTACTGCTTTAACTAGCTCCGCCCCGACACGGGAGGGGCCCCTGGGGGCCACAGGGAGGGGAGGGTCTCCGCATATTGAGTCAGAATTAGAATcttatttttatagttttattttgaATAGAATTTTCAGTATttgttgattatttttattattattattggtgaaATTTCTGGtgtgttggatttgtttttattttataatatttttaaaggttttatCGGCGTTTCATTGAtgtgcatatttaaaaaaaaaaaaaaaaaagatttttaatttaTGCTGGTTGTAGCAGGTTTATTCTCTCGGGGTGGCATTTTGATTTATACTCATTTATACTCATTTATACTCATTTATACTCATTTATACTCTACACACTCCGACAATAAACCCCGATCATGTTTACGTTTGTGATTTTTGTTATTTCCTGCATGTTGTTAATAtcattatactatattattcTATACTGGTGCCTCATGTAAGTGCGTGCAAATCGAGCAATTATCCCTTTAATGACCTGCTGAACCAtttgagaatcgtccaccaaccaaaaatatccagccaacagcgccccgtgagcagcgtcctgtgcccactgatgaaggtctagaagatgagcgactcaaacagcagcaatagatgagcgatcgtctctgactttacatctacaaggtggaccgactaggtaggagcgtctaatagagtggacagtgagtggacacggtgtttaaaaactccagcagcactgctgtgtctgatccactcataccagcacaacacacactaacacaccagcaccatgtcagtgtcactgcagtgctgaaaatcatccaccacctaaataatacctgctctgtgggggtcctgaccattgtagaacagggtgaaagggggtaacaaagtatgcagagaaacagatggactacagtcagtaattgtggaactacaaagtgcttctatatggtaagtggagctgataacatggacagtgggtgtagaaacaaggaggtggttttaatgttaatcaTGTTTGGGTCAAATCTGCTGTGGTTTTAATAAAACAGCTTTTCTAACCGTTATGTCAACTAAGAActactgtgtgcactagtgaataaaatattaatagtttGTTGTTGGTGTAGCTCCAAGGAactaaaaaaaggaaagaaatcaTTTTTAATCGTTATTTTCTGGGTGAGACCATTACAGGGTTAAAAGTAAGGTATTATTTCTCAGTcctggcgtgtgtgtgtggagtgtttatttgttttcagGATGCGTCACAGGAGCGGTGTTTATTATATCTCTGGTTCAGCTGTTTTATATAAAGACGTGGTTGTTTTGCACCACGAGTTCAGTGAAGGAAGGAAAAATGAGCTGCTGGGTTCCAAATCCATTTTACTCTCGGCGCTTTTCCACTGCAGAACTGGTTCCCTGGTCCCGTAATCTTGCTGCTCTGGAACCAACGAACCTCTAAGATTGTTTTAATGACCCCCATTTTGTCCATGATATTGAACTGTAGACgttgtagtcaatttgtcctcaCTGCTGAGGATCCCTGCTTACGTTCAAGGAGGGGAtatgctgctcacgcctcctccgactaGTGGacctcttcttttcacccgTGCTTTCTACTCAGACACCTGCTAATCAGGCCTATccccttagtctggtcttttcccatccagcagacacggtggccaattattgtcagctgcaggcactgccaatcgtgcccgctagatggcgccgagctgaccggtggcagagCGGAGCGGAATTAAATaaacttcattaataaaaatggttgtAATCTGCTcgcactgtggtttacaatgtgtaacgtaaagcctccacaagggggcgctcatGTACAAGTAAATTTTTTAAAGCACCTGCTATTATTTGTGTCTGCGACTCACTTGTTATTTGTTTTGGCTCACTTGTTTCAAAAACCACGCTCTAACACAATATTCATAAACAAACATAATCAGGCTCTCAAACCTGTGGAAACGGGATCTGATCTTAAAAGGTTTGCTAGTTTGCAGTAACCTGCACCAGCATGGtgcttttttgctttatttcatTAATGAAAAGGGTGGTAATCTGGtcacactgtggtttacaaagtgtaacgtaaagcctccacaagggggcgcccGTGGACAAGTTCATTTTTtaagtgcctgttaaaatttgtttatttcattagCATTATGTCTGCCTCACGACCCACCCAAACCACTCAAAGCGGTGGAGACGCGGGTCCGGCACCAGCACCGGTGCTGTTCTGGGTCACCAAAAACCCGTTCGCACCCGTCCGAGTTCTACTGACCTTCTAgaaccagaaacaagaaacaagACCTAAAGGTTCTCAGTAAGAGCActttatttgaaaaaaaaaaaacattcaggtACATTAAAATGTCATCATACAATGTTATGATTTTGTTTAAGCTAAATACTGGATTACATTCGGaggactttattttatttacatttgttcagACGTGTTTACGTCGTGGCGGCTCGGTAAACACGGCAGCTTTAAGCGTCGCAGAAACCTGtcgataaaaaacaaaacataattaaGCTCataattatcatcatcatcatctcacGTCTCATTCTGATCATCTGTACTGAAGTTAAACCCTCTCACCGTTATGTGCGACCCGTCTGTATTTGCCGTGGAGGCACAGCTCCTGCTTCCTCTGCGTGACCGTCCTGACGTCCTCGGGCCTCAGGCCGCCCGGGTGCCGGGAGAAGATGAAGGAGTAGCCGTCCAGGCAGGTGCCGTCCACGTCCAGCTCCCTGCAGGCGTAGTGCACGGCGTAGTTGTCGTAGTCCGTGTCCACGATCCAGTGGTCGTCGTCTGGTGGGAGAGGACGCCAGGAGAAATGGTTTAGCGGATCTGGTCCTCGGTTTAGGTACaagattagtaatcaaaaggttactggttcaagccccaccactgcccttgagcaaggcccttaacccttgattgcttagactgtgcactgtcacagtactggaaatcactttggataagcgtctgctaagtgccaaaaatgtaaatgtaaataccagATTCGGCAAAATTTTTACCCCGGATGCCCTTCATATTTTCTATCCGGAcgtgggacctgcactaagagcgcactgaGATGTTCGAGTGTGCCTCCCAATGGCAAGGCTGTTCCCAATCATCTCCACATCCATGCAAACACCCAACCCactaatagcaccactgagattcgattCCTGGACCCTCAGATCTAAGTAAGCGGTggtggcggtgtgctttactgctgcaccacccaagcgcccgAAGACTCCATCAAACCCCGTCATCCAAAAACAATCACGTACTACAGCTTCAAACGTCCTCGCTGaatattttaaatcatttaagcAGCTCTAGTTTGACTCACATCCGCTCTGCAGGTAGGAAGCGGCGCCCCAGTACTTCAGTTTGGACTTGGCCGGGTCTGCGGTCTCATCGAACGAGGCGAACATGTGGGCGCACATCTCCCAGTTACTAAACATCAAAGGAATAACAACAGAATCAGGTTAGACGGTCGTGTACGTCGAAAATAAGAAAGAGCGAACAGTTAGAACTTGCTTGAGGATGACGACCCTGCCGACGGCGCTGGCCGTCATCCTGCCGTCCGGCTCCACCTTGTACGTGGCGACCACGTTATCCAGAAGGAACAGCCCGCTCGGGTCTTTCTTTGCCACGGCGTACCACTTTCCCTGGAACTGCCAGAcgaaatgaaatattaaacccaTGCACGTGagattaatacaaaat
This genomic interval carries:
- the cep55l gene encoding centrosomal protein of 55 kDa isoform X1, giving the protein MTSKGAKETLVNKLGFKSSNSKSVESELEKVRKENVQLKKSLEEMSKRIGKPPPVRPDSDKAKLLERILSLETLREKNAQQLLTSEQEISTLRQQLRAKGGEAVASLQNQLEQKRHEAEQREKLFQNLSWESEDLKNKLVTITERCQALEKQNSTQVPDGEMAAVQEQLRDALEKNQRWLVYDGQREAYVQGLLARTAELEQQLNQTQQALQQAHKETHSEQVCLSPPISERVPASCTPDQSSTGTQREQQEQLQAAQRKLEEEQRRSRGLQDELDERVREAVRAQEEAQEERRVARDALVQERRMNAERAARLQSELEAADARLEEERKRAAELLLQVNLLQKSLLRQHEDQSRISVLEQQVQLSVKDSEDERLERQGLQQQLHKVLKELRKARDQITRLEAAKQPRESRFSEPSSYNRLDLDQMSIREHILNHTSSPVRGSGTLDESLLECPNCRTSYPTSQHRELLAHLDYCFN
- the cep55l gene encoding centrosomal protein of 55 kDa isoform X2, whose product is MTSKGAKETLVNKLGFKSSNSKSVESELEKVRKENVQLKKSLEEMSKRIGKPPPVRPDSDKAKLLERILSLETLREKNAQQLLTSEQEISTLRQQLRAKGGEAVASLQNQLEQKRHEAEQREKLFQNLSWESEDLKNKLVTITERCQALEKQNSTQVPDGEMAAVQEQLRDALEKNQRWLVYDGQREAYVQGLLARTAELEQQLNQTQQALQQAHKETHSEQDQSSTGTQREQQEQLQAAQRKLEEEQRRSRGLQDELDERVREAVRAQEEAQEERRVARDALVQERRMNAERAARLQSELEAADARLEEERKRAAELLLQVNLLQKSLLRQHEDQSRISVLEQQVQLSVKDSEDERLERQGLQQQLHKVLKELRKARDQITRLEAAKQPRESRFSEPSSYNRLDLDQMSIREHILNHTSSPVRGSGTLDESLLECPNCRTSYPTSQHRELLAHLDYCFN
- the rbp4 gene encoding retinol-binding protein 4 yields the protein MLRLVVALCVLAAGWAQDCRVSDIPVKENFDKYRFQGKWYAVAKKDPSGLFLLDNVVATYKVEPDGRMTASAVGRVVILNNWEMCAHMFASFDETADPAKSKLKYWGAASYLQSGYDDHWIVDTDYDNYAVHYACRELDVDGTCLDGYSFIFSRHPGGLRPEDVRTVTQRKQELCLHGKYRRVAHNGFCDA